The DNA region gaattatcaaattttggTGCTTATAAATTTCTCTACCTGCCTATTACCCAGAATATTTTGCACAATTTTGTAGATATCTTTCTGACGTAGGTTTTCTGTTTGTGAATTCCCTATTCAGATCCTGAATACAAGTTTAAGGTCCCACGGACAAATTTTTTCCCTCAGCCCAATGTAAGTGATTAATATTCCATAAATTCATATACATACTTCTTAACACAATCACTTGTAATTTCTGTTTAAATGCACATGCCATAACAATTATATAGAAACTTTGActgaataaatttaaatttttactagACTATGGCTAGTATATCTTATACATGCATAATGTGCATAACAAGCCTTTTCCATGCTTGTGGTTCGAACCCCACCTCCCCCTCCCCCACTATCTACCTATCTAAAACGAAGTAAAATTTACTAGCAAGGGGGAAAAGGTAAAATGCACGAAGTTATTTCCTTCAAGGAGGGAGACACTAGACATATGAACAAACATAAAATGGTGATACCATGGCTTTTTGCACTTCATGAAAGCATTTCTCTATTAAAATTTCCTCTGTTTTTCCCCCCTTTCTTTTTGAACTTCATGTAACATGACAATGATCTCTAGCTTGAATGGCATCTCCTCCCCATGTAAGTGTAAGGTGGAGAGTGAGCTCATGGGTTCAATGTCCATCGGGTGTATGTGTAACTTGCCAATGAATAAAGGTATTACCCTTGTCTTCCTCAGCCAGAAAGATGGAATTCTTTCTAGCCTGCAACTTCTAGGTTTTTCATGTGCCTGTCACAACTTGAAGTAGCTGGCCAATGTCTCTTACCTGTATGCTTTCTCCCAAGTTGCCACTTTACCAAACAGTGATAAGAAACTTTCAAAGAAGTCCATCAATTTCTGGCTATATGAGTTTGAAACAATGTTGAGTGAAAGGTTTTAAAGTATGGTCTGATAACTTTTTCCTTCTCTATAGAGCTGACATCCGTCCATGGCATACCTCATCATGCTTGTAACATATCTAAATATGGCAAAACTTGACCAATACTTGTTTTCTGCACCGAAAAGAAAATCACTCATCTCAAACCCATCAGGACACTTGCAACTTTTTCAAGTATAGAACCACTGGCCCTCAATTGTTACTGATTTTATATGCTAAATATTCTGTTTTGCCATAGTAGTTGCTCAAACATATTAAATGATGTTGTTAGTGCTGTGGGTTGGGGGATAGCATGATAGTTAGTGATGCTTGACTATGAACGATAGTTACAATGTATGAGGGATGCATGACTATCAACAACACATCATACATCTTGTCTTATATATAATGAATGTCTTATATCAACAACACATCACACAACCTATTAGTTAAATGAATGGAGATTAAGCTGATCCTTTCTTGTTTCTGTAGGTTGATGCCGCTGTTGTTGTATTTAAGCTCAAACAAGCTGCAGACTATCCCCGAGTTTCTTCTACTAAGAGTTTCTTCTCAATGGTTGTTTCAATTTCAATGTGCAAGATATTATACTCTTGAACTGTTTCAAGTTTTATCATATTCAAGAAACTTAAGCTAGTTTTAATGCTGGCCTTTGGCaacaattatgttatattgTCTACTTTTGGCTGATAGCCTGACATGCAGTAGAAAAAGGATGCACAATTAGctcatgtttttcttttttaaatttataataattattgtttattggTAAGACTTCAACCTAAAACTTATCTAACCCTGCCCACTACCTTCATTACTTGAGTCAAGCCTATCTATTTGTCGCCTGCTATATCAAACATTGCCTTTTAACTCTTTATGCTTATATATCATTTCTTTCTGTTAACATGCCTCAGTTGTTTGGATATAGGTCAATTCAGCATTCAATGGGAAACGTAAGATGTTGCGAAAATCACTTCAGCACATATGCACGTCCATTGAAATTGAGGAAGCTTTGGGAAGTGTTGGCCTTCCAGCTACAGTAAGTTGGTAAATAATATCCAGTTGACTGATCAGTAAACATTGCAAAAACTCATTCATTTGGTCATAATTCCCCCcaccccaaaaataaaaaaagggagggggggaggggggaacTACATTTTTGTCTCTTGTAGCTAAcatcattaacaaaaaaaaatatagaattatCAACTATGCCCTCATATTTTCtatttacttttctttattggTAAGGTACACATGCAACCAATAGGTCTTAAACCCACGGCCTCACCCTCTATCTCTAAGGAGAGGAGGCGCCAGCTGGGCTAGAGTTCATTGGTCTCTTGTTTTCTCTTCCCTTACAGCTGTCTATTAGAAGAGCTTTATTTTCAGTTCCTGTCTTATATTTTGATACTTCCGTTTATTTTGAGTAGTGTAACAGAGTCAACGACATGGGGTTTAAGTGTCCCATAATTTCTGCTAATTTTATTGATACATTCGGTTTCTGTTGCAGTCAAGACCAGAGGAGCTTACCATGGATGACTTTGTGAAGTTGCATAACttgattgtgaaaatatagTGCCTTCATGAAAGGGCAATCAAGGCAAACACCCACAAAATTGGCACACACACAGACGGTTTCACCTCATTGTTGGAATTGCACCAGATATTCAAATATTGATGTCAACATTCAACAATGAAAAACATTTGCCCGAGATTTTTCTATATGAGTGGCTTAAAGCTAATGGTGAGATCGGGGAGACAAAATGGGTTGTGAGCGAATCTCTTTCACATAGATATTCCAAGGGCTATAGCAAGCATATTTATAGCGGAAGTAGCATCTTTGGGCCCAAATTTCGGCTGCATACAGTGTATATGATCATGAAGTACCCCAAAAGTCTTGCATTAGCAATTTAGCTGGATGCTTCAAATTATAAGCATTGTTTACTGTACATTACATGTAATACTCTATTGTAAAATAAAGATTATAATAATTCGAGACAAAATGCTACAGTGTTGCGTTCTTTTTACCAGAAAAGACAAAGGAGCCAGTTCTGTTCATTCTCTGTTGTAAAAGAACAAACAAACCATGAAGGAGTTAAATCCCAACTGAGGTTCATGCAGAAAAAAAATTGCCATCTTGCTCGCTCATATTCCAAACACAATGGCcgagagaaaagaaagccaaaaTGAATTAATTACAAAATCCCAAAATTAGGGTTCACTAGAAAAAGTTAACCCACATCCACATTTTCCTAATCATTTAGGACTGAATCCACAAAGACCCATGATTCCAGTATCGCAATCTTCTACTCCAAAATCCATATCCTTCCGTACCAGAAACCAAAAAACGAAAATTTGGGccacatttaatttaaaaataaaataacatgttgCCCAAAACTCACTTCTGCAATTGAATTCCTCTGTTTTGCTCtgtttcttcatcttcaccCATGAAACTGGTACACAAGGTCCAAAGCCCTCAACCTCGTGGCATAAGGATCAAAACCCTTTACACTCCTCCCAAACCCATCATCATAAAGCCTTCTCTCCTCCGCCATCGTGGCCGCCGAAGGCGAAAGCGGCCGCTTTGGCCGCTTATTCTTAATAAAGCAATCCCTCATCTTCTCCTCAACTTTTTCAATTGTGCCCTTTGAATTCCCTTCAGTATCTTCCCCATCATCATCCGCCAGTTGCATCGGGTCAGTGTCAGCACCGCCGGTTGCGGAGGAGACGGAGTTCTCGGCGGCAGCGTGTGGCAGAGGCAGCAGAGAAGggaaaggaggaggaggaggagggaatTGTTGTTGATGGGTTTTGGAGAGAAAGTTAGAGAGGTGGTGGTGGGCTTGGTGGAGAGAGGTGTAGATTTGGAGGAGGTGGGTGGGGTCAGTGGTGGCGGGGAGCTGTTTGGCCATGTGGGTGGCTTGCTCTAGAGTCAGTACCAGCTCTTGCAATGGTGCTGGTGGTACTGCTACTGCCTCTGCCATGCCTTCCATGATTTaatgatctttgatttttttttttttttcctctgtctctcactctctgtGTGTACAGAGtttcttctctctattttttctctGTGTTTTGTCTTTTCTGGTCTTCTTTCTAGAAACTTCTTGCTGATGGAGAGTTCTAACAGGTAAGTAGAAGTAGTGGGAACTGGGAACTGCAGGTGGGATGAGTTCTGTTCTGTTGTAAATTCTTATTATTTAGTTGATGTGATGTTGTGGGCTAACTGTTTCTTGGGCTCACTCAGGCTTTTCATGAACTCATATGGTATCcatctttattaatttttttttttctttgattatctgataataataataataaaatatacactctctttttctttttctttttttaagtcgAATAAGAAAAGGGTATTCACTCTGCAACCAAAACAGAAATAAgataagaattttgttttttttttttctgagaaacaaataagataagaaattaagaacaggacaaacaatttttctttttctaattcaATAATTGAGAGAGTGggaattttcatttaaatttatttcatgtCTCATTTGGAGTATTAAACATTATTTAAACTTATACTCTATCAAcgttaatccaaaaaaaaaaaaaaacaaattatagtaTATGGTttgtgaggttttttttttagaagtattacatttttacaacactttcatTACGAATTCTAAATTGTaagttgtttttaatttaaatttgattCCAACacttaaaattactttttttttcacacttagcatttgttgtaaaaatattgtgaacatagaaaaaaagttaaaaaaataagcaTGTAATCAGCTACCATTGGTAGAGTATAGAGTGAAACATCCAAATTAGGATAAGTGATTTTTATTCCTTTACATGTGCATGGTGTGGTTGCTCAAAAAGATTACAAAAGAATTCTTGCATTCCTAGCTATGAGACTATTTACTATATAAAccttaaattacaaattttagaGACTATAATGGACAAGCcaaatctaatttcattttgaGAAATGACTCTCTCCAGTTGAATCATTCGATTCCCTCTTCTTTTTTGCCGGATGTGCAAGTGCAATACATGGCacttgtttaaatattaaatgcTGCATGTCTTACACCAGAATAAAAATTGGAGAGAATAGGAAGATTCAATTAAAGGGAATCTTTCtctcaaagaaaatttaaagGGAATCTTATCCCATTGGTTTTCATGAAATTGTTATTCTCGAAATTCATACATAATTGAGTAATCTGATTTCTCATAAACTCCTTACTATCACATCAACAACCTACAGAAATATCATTAGAAGTCATTGCTTTTTTAATCTAGAGATGAGTAACAAGAGCACTTTTTTAATGCATTAAATACACACCGAACTTTCTATCATTCGTCTGACTTCCTGCAATTTAGAAAGGGTGTCATTACCTAAATGAACATATTTTGTGTATTGCTTC from Castanea sativa cultivar Marrone di Chiusa Pesio chromosome 6, ASM4071231v1 includes:
- the LOC142641696 gene encoding uncharacterized protein LOC142641696 → MEGMAEAVAVPPAPLQELVLTLEQATHMAKQLPATTDPTHLLQIYTSLHQAHHHLSNFLSKTHQQQFPPPPPPFPSLLPLPHAAAENSVSSATGGADTDPMQLADDDGEDTEGNSKGTIEKVEEKMRDCFIKNKRPKRPLSPSAATMAEERRLYDDGFGRSVKGFDPYATRLRALDLVYQFHG